In one window of Maribacter sp. BPC-D8 DNA:
- a CDS encoding O-antigen ligase family protein, giving the protein MIKAIIKDYHSILRKSEQYILLALFFTIPLSPKLTTVLIIIYSLVSLLTFERKYFRNIWFRKPVSLLMLVYLILIVGLSYSSDITLGFSKVQTQLSLLVFPLFLGGKNLLKEQKEQYFLSFILGVVFTSLLCFGNSFYRYYETGDHYVLDEFSRKINIFFYVEFSDFLDLHPTYFSIYIGLSLFYLLSYYHNDRKYGLIIKWTLMIFLFVTFIFTSSKAGIFSFLIASCTYFIYSLIRRPNKYTISLLSTLILGVSFIFLINPLMYQRTEQLVSSFDKVWMKQEQTNESSSIRFGLWKLSTQVIKNSPLYGYGTGSVVRSLNENCIALFSFSICEGLRNKNSHNQYLNFLVSNGFLILIPFLLALFLGLVKALNNKDQIFFFFIVFMGLNFVFESILERERGVVFFSAFFILFLVCQNSQKELKNV; this is encoded by the coding sequence ATGATAAAAGCAATAATTAAAGATTACCATTCAATTTTAAGAAAATCAGAGCAATATATTTTATTAGCACTTTTTTTTACAATTCCGCTTTCTCCAAAATTAACAACAGTTTTAATTATTATTTACTCTTTAGTATCCCTACTTACTTTTGAGCGTAAATATTTTAGAAATATTTGGTTCCGAAAACCTGTTTCTTTGTTGATGCTAGTATATTTAATTTTGATTGTTGGACTAAGTTATTCATCTGATATTACTTTAGGTTTTTCAAAAGTCCAAACACAGTTAAGCTTACTAGTTTTTCCTTTATTTCTTGGGGGAAAGAACTTATTAAAAGAACAAAAAGAGCAATACTTTCTTAGTTTTATTCTTGGAGTAGTATTTACTTCTTTATTATGTTTTGGTAATTCGTTTTATCGCTATTATGAAACAGGGGATCATTATGTTTTGGATGAATTTTCAAGAAAAATTAATATATTTTTTTATGTCGAATTTTCCGATTTTTTAGATTTGCATCCCACTTATTTTTCTATTTATATTGGTTTATCCTTGTTCTATTTATTAAGCTATTATCATAATGATAGAAAGTATGGATTAATTATAAAATGGACTTTGATGATCTTTCTATTTGTAACTTTTATATTTACTTCTAGTAAGGCCGGTATATTTTCATTTCTTATAGCTAGTTGCACTTATTTTATCTACAGTCTTATTAGGAGACCCAATAAGTATACGATTTCCCTTTTGAGTACTCTTATTTTAGGAGTCTCCTTTATTTTCTTAATTAACCCTTTAATGTACCAGCGCACAGAGCAGCTTGTAAGTTCTTTCGATAAGGTATGGATGAAACAAGAACAAACTAACGAATCAAGTTCAATACGTTTTGGATTGTGGAAATTGTCTACGCAAGTTATTAAAAACAGCCCTTTATATGGATACGGTACAGGTAGTGTTGTTAGATCACTTAATGAAAATTGTATAGCTTTGTTTAGTTTTTCTATTTGTGAGGGTTTAAGAAATAAAAATAGTCATAATCAGTATTTAAACTTTTTAGTTTCAAATGGTTTTTTAATCCTCATACCGTTTCTATTAGCTCTATTTTTGGGGCTGGTAAAGGCGCTTAATAATAAAGATCAAATTTTCTTTTTTTTTATTGTTTTTATGGGGCTAAATTTTGTATTTGAAAGTATTTTAGAAAGAGAAAGAGGTGTAGTGTTTTTTTCTGCATTTTTTATTTTGTTTCTTGTTTGTCAAAACTCTCAAAAAGAATTAAAAAATGTCTAA